Proteins co-encoded in one Arachis hypogaea cultivar Tifrunner chromosome 13, arahy.Tifrunner.gnm2.J5K5, whole genome shotgun sequence genomic window:
- the LOC112733548 gene encoding auxin response factor 3 isoform X2, protein MAGLIDLNTTEDDETPSYGSYAASPSSSSSHSGTSTASVSASAPVVPGSSSNSVCLELWHACAGSMISLPKKGTLVVYFPQGHSEQQLHDFPLSNNNNSIPPHVFCRVLDVKLHAEEGSDEVYCQVLLVPENEEGDIEADGEEEDTDAVMKATTPHMFCKTLTASDTSTHGGFSVPRRAAEDCFPPLDYSQQRPSQELVAKDLHGREWKFRHIYRGQPRRHLLTTGWSAFVNKKQLVSGDAVLFLRGADGELRLGIRRAGQLKSDGKFSVLPHQQLNHSTPVEVINALSSRCAFSVHYNPRVSSSDFIIPVHKFLKSLDYSYSVGMRFRMRFETEDAADRRITGLIIGINDVDPVRWPGSKWRCLLVRWDDLETTRHNRVSPWEIEPSGSASTASSLMTAGLKRSKIGLPSAQLEFPVPNGISTSDFGESLRFQKVLQGQEILGVNNPVNGINAQCHQLSELRRCYPGTTYPGFTTAGHGTIPQVSSDASCNGIGFGESFRFQKVLQGQEILPSQPYGNGRLGAFDGYQMLRSRNGWSAHMNSNSSHLHAPFPSGQLSSPSSVLMFQQAFNPVSNSDYSNKANQVKGGKALQRGSYASEVDGGTNASFPSYETTFHGKAQEGKNSFTFLNLHDQLGGSPRSPDSRSEPRGSQELVSSCKSNCRVFGFSLTEGAPVASEETDPSTVTFQLNSGPSFTRHCQ, encoded by the exons atGGCGGGTTTGATTGATCTGAACACCACGGAGGACGATGAAACGCCGTCGTATGGTTCCTACGCTGCTTCTCCATCTTCTTCCTCCTCGCACTCGGGAACAAGCACTGCTTCTGTTTCAGCTTCAGCTCCTGTTGTTCCTGGTTCTTCTTCTAATTCCGTGTGTTTGGAGCTGTGGCACGCGTGTGCAGGTTCAATGATCTCGTTGCCGAAGAAGGGAACTCTTGTTGTGTACTTCCCACAGGGACACTCTGAGCAGCAACTTCACGATTTTCCTCTCTCTAACAACAATAACAGCATCCCACCCCATGTGTTCTGTCGCGTTCTCGATGTTAAGCTCCAT GCAGAGGAAGGGAGTGATGAAGTGTATTGCCAGGTTTTGCTTGTTCCTGAAAATGAG GAAGGGGATATTGAGGCTGATGGTGAAGAGGAGGACACGGATGCTGTGATGAAGGCAACAACACCCCACATGTTTTGCAAGACTCTGACAGCTTCTGATACCAGCACTCATGGTGGATTCTCAGTTCCCCGTCGTGCAGCTGAAGATTGCTTTCCTCCGCTG GATTATAGTCAACAGAGGCCATCACAAGAGCTTGTAGCAAAGGATCTGCATGGCCGGGAATGGAAGTTTCGACATATTTACAGGG GGCAGCCACGAAGGCATTTGCTTACCACTGGATGGAGTGCATTTGTGAACAAGAAGCAGCTGGTGTCTGGAGATGCTGTCCTGTTTCTTAG GGGGGCAGATGGTGAACTGAGATTGGGAATTCGTAGGGCAGGTCAATTGAAAAGTGATGGTAAATTTTCAGTTCTCCCTCACCAGCAGTTGAATCATAGCACTCCTGTGGAAGTGATTAATGCTCTGTCTTCAAGATGTGCCTTCAGTGTTCACTATAACCCAAG GGTTAGTTCATCAGACTTCATCATACCTGTCCACAAATTCTTGAAGAGCCTTGATTATTCATATTCAGTTGGAATGAGGTTCAGGATGCGTTTTGAAACCGAAGATGCTGCAGATCGAAG AATCACAGGATTAATTATTGGGATTAATGATGTTGATCCTGTCAGATGGCCCGGATCAAAATGGAGATGCCTGCTG GTAAGGTGGGATGACTTAGAAACCACACGGCATAACAGGGTTTCTCCATGGGAGATTGAGCCATCAGGTTCTGCTTCCACTGCCAGTAGCCTGATGACAGCTGGTTTGAAGAGGAGCAAGATTGGATTGCCTTCAGCACAGCTAGAATTTCCAGTTCCCA ATGGGATCAGTACATCAGACTTTGGGGAATCACTAAGGTTCCAGAAGGTCTTGCAAGGTCAAGAAATTTTGGGTGTTAATAATCCTGTCAATGGTATTAATGCTCAGTGTCACCAATTATCGGAACTAAGAAGGTGCTATCCTGGTACAACCTATCCTGGATTTACCACAGCAGGACATGGTACAATCCCACAAGTGAGTTCGGATGCTTCCTGCAATGGCATAGGCTTTGGTGAATCTTTCCGATTCCAAAAGGTCTTGCAAGGTCAAGAAATACTTCCAAGCCAACCATATGGAAATGGTCGCCTCGGAGCTTTTGATGGTTACCAGATGCTAAGGTCCAGAAATGGATGGTCTGCGCATATGAATAGCAATTCTTCTCATTTGCATGCACCCTTTCCATCTGGTCAACTGTCATCTCCATCATCCGTGTTGATGTTCCAGCAAGCATTTAATCCAGTTTCAAACTCTGATTATAGCAACAAAGCTAATCAGGTGAAGGGTGGTAAAGCACTTCAACGAGGTTCTTATGCTTCTGAAGTTGATGGTGGAACGAATGCTTCCTTCCCATCTTATGAGACAACTTTCCATGGGAAAGCTCAGGAAGGAAAAAATTCTTTCACTTTTTTAAATCTGCATGATCAGTTGGGTGGTAGTCCACGTTCACCTGATTCAAGATCAGAGCCGAGAGGAAGTCAAGAGCTGGTTTCTTCATGTAAAAGCAACTGCAGAGTCTTTGGTTTTTCACTAACTGAGGGTGCTCCCGTTGCAAGTGAAGAGACTGACCCCTCTACAGTCACTTTTCAATTAAATTCTGGGCCTTCTTTTACAAGACATTGCCAATGA
- the LOC112733548 gene encoding auxin response factor 3 isoform X1: MAGLIDLNTTEDDETPSYGSYAASPSSSSSHSGTSTASVSASAPVVPGSSSNSVCLELWHACAGSMISLPKKGTLVVYFPQGHSEQQLHDFPLSNNNNSIPPHVFCRVLDVKLHAEEGSDEVYCQVLLVPENEQKFQEGDIEADGEEEDTDAVMKATTPHMFCKTLTASDTSTHGGFSVPRRAAEDCFPPLDYSQQRPSQELVAKDLHGREWKFRHIYRGQPRRHLLTTGWSAFVNKKQLVSGDAVLFLRGADGELRLGIRRAGQLKSDGKFSVLPHQQLNHSTPVEVINALSSRCAFSVHYNPRVSSSDFIIPVHKFLKSLDYSYSVGMRFRMRFETEDAADRRITGLIIGINDVDPVRWPGSKWRCLLVRWDDLETTRHNRVSPWEIEPSGSASTASSLMTAGLKRSKIGLPSAQLEFPVPNGISTSDFGESLRFQKVLQGQEILGVNNPVNGINAQCHQLSELRRCYPGTTYPGFTTAGHGTIPQVSSDASCNGIGFGESFRFQKVLQGQEILPSQPYGNGRLGAFDGYQMLRSRNGWSAHMNSNSSHLHAPFPSGQLSSPSSVLMFQQAFNPVSNSDYSNKANQVKGGKALQRGSYASEVDGGTNASFPSYETTFHGKAQEGKNSFTFLNLHDQLGGSPRSPDSRSEPRGSQELVSSCKSNCRVFGFSLTEGAPVASEETDPSTVTFQLNSGPSFTRHCQ; this comes from the exons atGGCGGGTTTGATTGATCTGAACACCACGGAGGACGATGAAACGCCGTCGTATGGTTCCTACGCTGCTTCTCCATCTTCTTCCTCCTCGCACTCGGGAACAAGCACTGCTTCTGTTTCAGCTTCAGCTCCTGTTGTTCCTGGTTCTTCTTCTAATTCCGTGTGTTTGGAGCTGTGGCACGCGTGTGCAGGTTCAATGATCTCGTTGCCGAAGAAGGGAACTCTTGTTGTGTACTTCCCACAGGGACACTCTGAGCAGCAACTTCACGATTTTCCTCTCTCTAACAACAATAACAGCATCCCACCCCATGTGTTCTGTCGCGTTCTCGATGTTAAGCTCCAT GCAGAGGAAGGGAGTGATGAAGTGTATTGCCAGGTTTTGCTTGTTCCTGAAAATGAG CAAAAATTTCAGGAAGGGGATATTGAGGCTGATGGTGAAGAGGAGGACACGGATGCTGTGATGAAGGCAACAACACCCCACATGTTTTGCAAGACTCTGACAGCTTCTGATACCAGCACTCATGGTGGATTCTCAGTTCCCCGTCGTGCAGCTGAAGATTGCTTTCCTCCGCTG GATTATAGTCAACAGAGGCCATCACAAGAGCTTGTAGCAAAGGATCTGCATGGCCGGGAATGGAAGTTTCGACATATTTACAGGG GGCAGCCACGAAGGCATTTGCTTACCACTGGATGGAGTGCATTTGTGAACAAGAAGCAGCTGGTGTCTGGAGATGCTGTCCTGTTTCTTAG GGGGGCAGATGGTGAACTGAGATTGGGAATTCGTAGGGCAGGTCAATTGAAAAGTGATGGTAAATTTTCAGTTCTCCCTCACCAGCAGTTGAATCATAGCACTCCTGTGGAAGTGATTAATGCTCTGTCTTCAAGATGTGCCTTCAGTGTTCACTATAACCCAAG GGTTAGTTCATCAGACTTCATCATACCTGTCCACAAATTCTTGAAGAGCCTTGATTATTCATATTCAGTTGGAATGAGGTTCAGGATGCGTTTTGAAACCGAAGATGCTGCAGATCGAAG AATCACAGGATTAATTATTGGGATTAATGATGTTGATCCTGTCAGATGGCCCGGATCAAAATGGAGATGCCTGCTG GTAAGGTGGGATGACTTAGAAACCACACGGCATAACAGGGTTTCTCCATGGGAGATTGAGCCATCAGGTTCTGCTTCCACTGCCAGTAGCCTGATGACAGCTGGTTTGAAGAGGAGCAAGATTGGATTGCCTTCAGCACAGCTAGAATTTCCAGTTCCCA ATGGGATCAGTACATCAGACTTTGGGGAATCACTAAGGTTCCAGAAGGTCTTGCAAGGTCAAGAAATTTTGGGTGTTAATAATCCTGTCAATGGTATTAATGCTCAGTGTCACCAATTATCGGAACTAAGAAGGTGCTATCCTGGTACAACCTATCCTGGATTTACCACAGCAGGACATGGTACAATCCCACAAGTGAGTTCGGATGCTTCCTGCAATGGCATAGGCTTTGGTGAATCTTTCCGATTCCAAAAGGTCTTGCAAGGTCAAGAAATACTTCCAAGCCAACCATATGGAAATGGTCGCCTCGGAGCTTTTGATGGTTACCAGATGCTAAGGTCCAGAAATGGATGGTCTGCGCATATGAATAGCAATTCTTCTCATTTGCATGCACCCTTTCCATCTGGTCAACTGTCATCTCCATCATCCGTGTTGATGTTCCAGCAAGCATTTAATCCAGTTTCAAACTCTGATTATAGCAACAAAGCTAATCAGGTGAAGGGTGGTAAAGCACTTCAACGAGGTTCTTATGCTTCTGAAGTTGATGGTGGAACGAATGCTTCCTTCCCATCTTATGAGACAACTTTCCATGGGAAAGCTCAGGAAGGAAAAAATTCTTTCACTTTTTTAAATCTGCATGATCAGTTGGGTGGTAGTCCACGTTCACCTGATTCAAGATCAGAGCCGAGAGGAAGTCAAGAGCTGGTTTCTTCATGTAAAAGCAACTGCAGAGTCTTTGGTTTTTCACTAACTGAGGGTGCTCCCGTTGCAAGTGAAGAGACTGACCCCTCTACAGTCACTTTTCAATTAAATTCTGGGCCTTCTTTTACAAGACATTGCCAATGA